One genomic segment of Erysipelotrichaceae bacterium 66202529 includes these proteins:
- a CDS encoding HAD-IA family hydrolase: MKQGAIFDMDGLLFDTELVYNKEWYAIADKYNLQIDPHMLDALRGTNGERMHAIVNAYWPKADAPRLCDELFRNAQRSLSHKVPMKQGVVELLEYLKGNSVKLAVASSAPIQLIKNNLCLAGIASYFDVVVSGEQVMHGKPAPDIFLLAAKLLGLPAEDCYVFEDGIHGVHAGLNADCSTIMVPDLIPPTADLQNRCTGIYDNLSEVLKALQTKAC, encoded by the coding sequence ATGAAACAGGGAGCAATATTTGATATGGATGGACTGCTGTTTGATACGGAACTGGTATATAATAAGGAATGGTATGCCATCGCTGATAAATATAATCTTCAAATAGATCCGCATATGCTGGATGCACTGCGGGGAACCAATGGGGAGCGTATGCATGCTATTGTAAACGCCTATTGGCCAAAGGCGGATGCCCCAAGACTATGTGATGAATTGTTTCGTAATGCACAAAGGTCGTTATCGCATAAGGTTCCAATGAAGCAGGGAGTTGTCGAGCTATTGGAATATTTGAAAGGGAATTCGGTAAAGCTGGCGGTCGCAAGCAGTGCCCCTATACAGCTTATAAAAAATAACCTGTGTCTGGCAGGAATCGCTTCCTATTTTGATGTCGTTGTCAGTGGAGAGCAGGTAATGCATGGAAAGCCGGCACCGGATATCTTCCTATTAGCCGCAAAGCTGCTGGGGTTACCGGCAGAGGATTGCTATGTTTTCGAAGATGGTATTCATGGGGTGCATGCAGGGCTCAATGCCGACTGTTCCACTATCATGGTACCGGATCTGATACCACCAACAGCTGATTTACAAAATCGCTGCACCGGTATTTATGATAATCTGAGTGAGGTTCTCAAAGCCCTGCAGACCAAAGCCTGTTAG